The nucleotide sequence CGCTGCAGCGTGACAGCGTCGGGCTGCTGACGTTCGATGAAACCATCGGCGAATTCCTCAGTGCTCGCCACCGCCCCGGTCACCTGCATCAGTTGATGCAGTGTCTGTCGCGTGACGTGACCGGCAAGGGAACGGACATCGCCGCCCCGCTGGAACAGATGGCGACGCTGATCCGCAAGCGTGGGCTGATTGTTCTGTTAAGCGATTTGTTGACGCCGCCGGAAACGATGCGGACCAATCTGGCATACCTGCGCAGCCGCGGACACGAAGTGATCGTGTTGCGAATCCTGGACCCGCGCGAATTACGCTTCGATTTGGATCAAGCGGGCATGGTCCGTGATCCGGAAACCGACCAAGCGATCTACTTGGACCCGGAAGAAGTCCGCCAGCATTACCAGCAACATTTCGACCAGCATCGAACCCAGCTTCAGGCGGTGTGCGATTCACTGGGCGTCCCACTGCACCAGTGGTCCACCGACACGCCACCCGATGAAGCCTTGTTCAGTGTCATCACAGATCAACAGCGGCGTCGTTCGCCGGCTTCCCGAAATAATGCGATTCGATCGGCCGCCCGCGGGGTTGGATTGGGCGGAGGGAATGCTTGATGAGTCTGCTGGCACCGCTGTATTTGATCGGCGCGACCGCGATCGCGTTGCCCATCATTTTGCATTTGATTCGACGTAGACCCAAGTCGCAGATGACGTTCAGTTCGCTGATGTTCCTGCGGCCGTCGCCACCCAAACTGACCAAACGCAGCCGACTGGATGACTGGCCGTTGCTGTTGATTCGGGCGTTGGCGTTGTTGTTGATCGCGATCGCATTTGCCAGGCCCTTCTTTCGATCGTCCCAGACCACCGGGTTGCGGGACGTCGGCCGAAACGTCGTTTTGATGATCGATACCAGTGCCAGCATGCGACGGGCGGGAATCCCCGATGCGGTCCGGCGACATGCCCAAACCCTGGCCGATCAGTTGGGGGCCGACGACAGGATCAGCATCATCGCCTTTGATTCACAGCCACGGACGGTGGTCGATTTCCAACAGGCCACGGCGGTCGAATTGGCGGCACGTCGCCAATTGGTTTTGGATGCCGTGGACCAGTCCCCGCCGTCATGGCGACACACGGACATGGCCGCCGCGTTGATGGAAGCCGCCGATTTGGTCACCGTTGGTATCAGCGATGACGAAAGCCTCGATCCAACGCGAACGCTGGATGAACTGGACGACGGCGTTGCCGTTCCCACGCAAGTGGTGTTGATCAGCGATCTGCAGGCCGGGGCGGACTTGGAAGCATTGCAGGCGTTCGCTTGGCCGGACAACGTTCGTTTGGATGTTCGTTTGGTCAAGCCGTCTGGATCCACCAACGCATCCCCGCGACTGTTGAACCGAACCGACGCGACGTCGGATCTTGTGGCAGTGGCAGACGACGCGTGGCGGATACGCATCGCGAATTCGGAAAACGCCGACCACGGAAATTTCCGCTTGGCGTGGGGCGATGCCAACGCATTCCAGCGATCCGAATCTGAAATGGACATCCAAGTGCCACCGGGACAAACGCGTGTCGTGTCGATGACGCCACCCAAGCCAGGTGACGCCACGCTGATCTTGTCGGGTGACGATGACGATTTTGACAACACGTTCTATTTCGTCACGCCCGAGGTAAAGCGGTTAACCCTGTTGCACGTGGGCAATGCTCAGGGGCCGCCGCAACAGCGGCCAGGCTTCTTTCTGTCACAGGTGCCGTTGGCCAACGCCGATCGCGAAGTCGACTTTCGCGATCTGTCCGCCGCCGATTCGGCAGCGATCCGAGACGTCTTGCGAACCGAAGCTTCAGCGGATGAAGTGACGCTGCCCTTGGTCGTTCTGACGGCTCCGGTGCAATCGGATGTTGCCGACGACTTGCAATCCTATGTTAAAAACGGTGGACATGTGGTCGTCGCCATTGGTCCATCGGACGACGCCGCCCAGTGGCAACAGACGCTGGAATCCATCGGCGATTTGACCGGTGTCCGGATCAGCGAGGCGACCGTCGACGATTATGCGATGTGGAGCCAGATTGATTTTCGAGATCCTTTGTTCAAGCCGATGGCGGATCCCAAGTTCAATGATTTTTCCAAGATTCGGTTTTGGTCACATCGTGAATTGATCGTGGATCCGCCGGCCGAGGATTCTATGTGGAAAGTGCCGTGTCGTTTTGATGATGGACAGATCGCGATCGCCAGACGCACGTTGGGCAAGGGGCGATTGACCATCCTGACCTCTGGCTGGGACACCGAGGACAGTCAGTTGGCGTTGTCCACCAAATTCATACCGCTGGTGTTTGCTTGGTTTGAAGCCAGCGACACGGTGGCCGCGGATCAAGGAAATGCTCGGATCGTCGGGATTCCCGACGCAGCGGGAATCGTCTGGGAAGCGCCGGGAATCCAAAAGTCGGACGACGGCGACGCCACGGTCGCCGTGAATTTGCCGGCGTCGGAATCACGGACCGAACCGCTGGACTTGGCGGCTTTGGAGAATTTGGGCATCCCGCTGGGCAAAGTGGA is from Crateriforma conspicua and encodes:
- a CDS encoding BatA domain-containing protein, encoding MSLLAPLYLIGATAIALPIILHLIRRRPKSQMTFSSLMFLRPSPPKLTKRSRLDDWPLLLIRALALLLIAIAFARPFFRSSQTTGLRDVGRNVVLMIDTSASMRRAGIPDAVRRHAQTLADQLGADDRISIIAFDSQPRTVVDFQQATAVELAARRQLVLDAVDQSPPSWRHTDMAAALMEAADLVTVGISDDESLDPTRTLDELDDGVAVPTQVVLISDLQAGADLEALQAFAWPDNVRLDVRLVKPSGSTNASPRLLNRTDATSDLVAVADDAWRIRIANSENADHGNFRLAWGDANAFQRSESEMDIQVPPGQTRVVSMTPPKPGDATLILSGDDDDFDNTFYFVTPEVKRLTLLHVGNAQGPPQQRPGFFLSQVPLANADREVDFRDLSAADSAAIRDVLRTEASADEVTLPLVVLTAPVQSDVADDLQSYVKNGGHVVVAIGPSDDAAQWQQTLESIGDLTGVRISEATVDDYAMWSQIDFRDPLFKPMADPKFNDFSKIRFWSHRELIVDPPAEDSMWKVPCRFDDGQIAIARRTLGKGRLTILTSGWDTEDSQLALSTKFIPLVFAWFEASDTVAADQGNARIVGIPDAAGIVWEAPGIQKSDDGDATVAVNLPASESRTEPLDLAALENLGIPLGKVESATTVAMKDRQLRDVELESEQGLWRMALLIALGLIACETVYSAIRRQVESTEMV
- a CDS encoding DUF58 domain-containing protein, with the translated sequence MNHRHGDAATGETAGRPRGRLSTAASARGRPPLGFTPARYGIVCLLMSDAHQNRSLSPTAAVDPAAVMRIKNLQLRAKAVVEGFYNGLHRSPYHGFSVEFSEYRPYTVGDDTRGLDWKLFARTDRYFIKKFEDETNRRCYLVVDQSRSMGYGSLEYSKMEYARTIAASLAYFLTLQRDSVGLLTFDETIGEFLSARHRPGHLHQLMQCLSRDVTGKGTDIAAPLEQMATLIRKRGLIVLLSDLLTPPETMRTNLAYLRSRGHEVIVLRILDPRELRFDLDQAGMVRDPETDQAIYLDPEEVRQHYQQHFDQHRTQLQAVCDSLGVPLHQWSTDTPPDEALFSVITDQQRRRSPASRNNAIRSAARGVGLGGGNA